The nucleotide sequence TCCTGGATATGGAACAGATCCATCTCCTTGCCCAGTCGGCGATGGTCGCGGCGTTCGGCTTCCTCCAACTGATGCAGATAGGCATCCAGCTCCTTCTGATCGCGCCATGCGGTGCCGTAGATGCGGCTGAGCATCGCGTTGCGGTGATCGCCACGCCAATACGCGCCTGCCACCTTCATCAGACGGAAAGCCGGACCGATATCCCCGGTGCTGCGCATATGCGGGCCACGGCACAGATCCAGCCACTCGCCCTGACGATATACCGTGATCGTCTCGGTATCCGGCAAATCCTGAATCAACTGGGCCTTATATTTCTCGCCCTTGTCCTGAAAGAAACGGATCGCATCCTGACGGTCCCACACCTCGCGTTCAAACGGAGCGTTGCGGGCGATGATCTCGCGCATTTTCGCTTCGATCGCAGGCAGGTCTTCCGGCGTGAACGGCTCGTTGCGGGCGAAATCGTAGTAGAAACCGTTCTCGATCGACGGGCCGATGGTCACCTGCGTGCCGGGGAACAGCTCCTGCACCGCTTCCGCCAGCACATGCGCGGCATCGTGGCGGATCATCTCCAGCGCGACTTCGTCCTTACGGGTGACGAACACCACATGCGCATCAGCCGCAATGGCGCGGGACAGGTCCATCATCTGGCTGTCCACCTTCATTGCCAGAGCCGCGCGCGCCAGACCGGGACCGATATCGGCCGCGATCGTAGTGCCCGTCACCGGCGCATCATAGTGGCGCACGGAGCCGTCGGGCAGGGTGATCGCTGGCATGATATCGGTATCCTGATGATAAAAAGTGAAGGCGCTGCACCTAAACGCAGCCGAACCGATTGTCCACCGTCATGGGGTCAGACCTGCCCTCCTTCTCCTCCTTCCCCCATCTTTCCCTTTGACTGCAATGCGGGAGAAAGGGAGCAAGACAACACGGGGAAAGGATGATTATCCTCCGCCTGTGAGGGGCGTATCTACTGCCTTTCTTTCCTTCAGCCGCCCCCGAAAACACCCGGATCAACCGGGATCCCATCCATCATAAGGGTTTCCTCCCCCCATGTCGTACCCTGTGTCGCACCATCATACTCGACCGCCTTATATCCGGGCTGCCGCTGCCGGGCTGTTGCTTGCTGCTGCTTTCTCACTGTCTGCCGCCGGCCCCGCCATGGCGGAGGATGGAGCCTCCATGCCCGAGCAGATCGTGAATGTCATGAATATAATGTGGGGCAAGCAGGCCCCCGGCCAGCGGGCCAATCATGCCAAGGGTGTGCTGGCGGAAGGCACATTCACCCCAAGCCCAGATGCGAAAAAGCTCAGCCGGGCAGGCATTTTCACGGGCAAGACCATTCCCGTCACCGTGCGCTTCTCAGACGCCACCGGCCTGCCTCATGTCGCCGACCTCTCGCCGAATGCCAATCCCCACGGCATGGCCATCCGATTTCACGACAAGGGTCATACAGATGTCGATGTGATCACCAACTCCCTGCCCTTTTTCCCGGTCCGCACGCCGGAAGAATTTCTTCAGCTACTGACTGCAATTTCGAAAAGCAAGGATGCGCCTCACCCGACCCCGGCCGAGCAGTTCATCATCACTCACCCCACCGTAGCCGGAGCAGTCGGCGCCCTCAAAACACCGTCCAGCTTTGCGAGGGAAACATACAACGGTATCAACACCTTCATTTTCACCGATAGCGATGGCAAGAAACATCCATTCCGATTCAAAATCTCCCCGATCAGCGGCGCCCATCATCTGACGCAGCGGGAAGCCGAGAAACAGAAGCCGGATTTTCTGGTGGATGAGCTGCCGACGCGACTGAAAAAAGGCCCTGTCAAATTCGCTCTCTATGCCGTTCTGGCTGAAAAAGACGACGCGATCGAAGATGGGTCAAAGCGCTTCCCGGCAGATCGCCGCCAGGTCCAGCTCGGCACGATCTCCATCACGCGCATCCCCGAGGATGCGGCCAAACAGGCAGCCTCCATCCTGTTTCTGCCCGGCAATCTGGAAGCCGGGATCGAAGCCTCCGCCGATCCGCTGATCGACGCGCGTAATGCCGCCTATGCAGTGTCCTTTTCGCATCGGCAGTAAGCGATATCAGCAGAAGCAGTGCACGAAAACCACAGTGTGCACTGCTTTCCAAGGATAACCATTCTTTCACAATTATCCCATTGTAAGGAGAA is from Granulibacter bethesdensis and encodes:
- a CDS encoding catalase family peroxidase, with protein sequence MSYPVSHHHTRPPYIRAAAAGLLLAAAFSLSAAGPAMAEDGASMPEQIVNVMNIMWGKQAPGQRANHAKGVLAEGTFTPSPDAKKLSRAGIFTGKTIPVTVRFSDATGLPHVADLSPNANPHGMAIRFHDKGHTDVDVITNSLPFFPVRTPEEFLQLLTAISKSKDAPHPTPAEQFIITHPTVAGAVGALKTPSSFARETYNGINTFIFTDSDGKKHPFRFKISPISGAHHLTQREAEKQKPDFLVDELPTRLKKGPVKFALYAVLAEKDDAIEDGSKRFPADRRQVQLGTISITRIPEDAAKQAASILFLPGNLEAGIEASADPLIDARNAAYAVSFSHRQ